AGGTTCAATAGGATTATTACCATCAGCTTCAACAGGAGATAAAACAGCAATCTATGAACCAATTCATGGTTCAGCTCCTGATATTGCTGGACAAGGAATTGCAAATCCTATTGCAACAATTGAATCTGCTGGTATGATGTTAAGATATTCACTTGGAGAATCTGAAGCTGCTGATAAAATTGATGCAGCTATTAAAAAAGCTCTTAAAGATGGATATAGAACAAAAGATTTAGCAGCTTATGATGCTAAGGAAGTTGTTACTACTGCTGAAATGGGTGACATTTTTGTTGAATATATAAAAACTAATAAAGAATATTTTTGATAGTTTAAAAAAATTAAAAAGCTCTAAATTAGAGCTTTTTTAATCTTTTGGTAGTAGTTTTACTGGAACGATTTGGAATTCATCCATATTCCAAACACCATTTGTTACATAAGGTTCATTTGATAACCACTCATTTATTTCATCATCATTTTCGAAATCTACATAAGCAGTAGAACCAACCATTTTATCTTCTTCTATTAGAGCTCCAACACTTATAATTTTACCATCAGCTATCATCTTTTTTGCACCAGTTATATGTGCTTCTCTAACTTCTAGTCTTTTTTCTAAAGCACCTTCATTGTCATATGCGATTACTAAATATTGCATGGAAACTCCTATTTATTTTGTTAATATAGTATATCATACTATGATAAAAACTATATGATAAACTACTTAATAATTACTAAATCATTAAAATAAAAACCTTGCATATAATCACATGATAACTCTTGAACTAGTTTATAATCATTTTTAGTCTCAATACCTTCTATAATAGATTTTTGTCCATTTAATTTTATAGTTTTTAACAAGCCTTTTAAATATTCTAGATAATTTTTATTATTTCGTATTTGTTTTAAAAATGATTTATCAATTTTTATATATTTACTACGATTCATCAAATAAAAAGAAAACATCGAACCGTCCTGTGCAAAATCATCAAGAGCAGAATCTATTCCTTTTTTCATCAACCAAGAACTAAATTCATGCATGATTTCGGTACTTTTTTCATCATCACTACCATTTTCAGTTATCTCTACAACTATCTCGTCTTTATAATAACTCAAGAAGTATTCCCAATAATCTTTTTGTTCTTTTGTATAAACAATATCTGCATCAAAGTTTAAAAAAAGTTTTTTATTCTCATTATAGTTTTGTACTTGAAGTTTTTTATTTTTCTTTTCCAGTTCAAAAAAAAGTCTATTATTATGATGTAGTTTTCGGAAAATTTCTTCTGTATTTATTATATTCTGATCTAATTCAAATTTTGACAATGCTTCGTATGCATATATTTCGTCTGTTTTAACATCTATAATAGGTTCATATTTTGTTTTGTATATTGCATTTTGTATTAAGTATTTAAATTCTAAAGTATTCATAAAAAGATAATATCAAAATTAATCTTAATATAATTAATAATGATTATTAATTTTAAATACTAAA
This window of the Arcobacter sp. LA11 genome carries:
- a CDS encoding isocitrate/isopropylmalate family dehydrogenase, coding for GSIGLLPSASTGDKTAIYEPIHGSAPDIAGQGIANPIATIESAGMMLRYSLGESEAADKIDAAIKKALKDGYRTKDLAAYDAKEVVTTAEMGDIFVEYIKTNKEYF
- a CDS encoding YciI family protein, which produces MQYLVIAYDNEGALEKRLEVREAHITGAKKMIADGKIISVGALIEEDKMVGSTAYVDFENDDEINEWLSNEPYVTNGVWNMDEFQIVPVKLLPKD
- a CDS encoding EAL domain-containing protein translates to MNTLEFKYLIQNAIYKTKYEPIIDVKTDEIYAYEALSKFELDQNIINTEEIFRKLHHNNRLFFELEKKNKKLQVQNYNENKKLFLNFDADIVYTKEQKDYWEYFLSYYKDEIVVEITENGSDDEKSTEIMHEFSSWLMKKGIDSALDDFAQDGSMFSFYLMNRSKYIKIDKSFLKQIRNNKNYLEYLKGLLKTIKLNGQKSIIEGIETKNDYKLVQELSCDYMQGFYFNDLVIIK